One part of the Hippoglossus hippoglossus isolate fHipHip1 chromosome 11, fHipHip1.pri, whole genome shotgun sequence genome encodes these proteins:
- the kifc1 gene encoding kinesin-like protein KIFC1, whose amino-acid sequence MSRLPVMSSKRVLTSSSGSENGPDCAPAQKRTRKDPEPIKPQAAATIIGGKRPVAAARAPLLKPVRGMGAATVAAGPSRGVLKPSVAATSAKGGNVKQPVAATGTKAGGAAANKRHAWDLKGKVSDMEGKIRNYQTKFKSVNQENEALRGSMTQSRTRVDVMEKELEKQRNQISEYEEELQALSGVRDELEQVSSDKSTLQKELSNLEGKYKVMETLRDSQETELQTLKMKLSVQETTLIRVQATLRDTEEEVRCLKETVAQQRDDLHAGEMERRRLHNAIQELKGNIRVFCRVRPLVGGGLSKQIQLPASDNKMITLAKTEESHTGKTADTQKSYNFNFDRVFSPHSSQQEVFEEISLLVQSALDGYNVCCFAYGQTGSGKTYTMEGDEFDETRGVIPRAVQQIFKAAEKLGAQGWEFTFTASFVEIYNETLRDLLYTGKASKRPEHEIRKSTTNEVTITNLTYEKVSNEDQVLGMIALANQNRSTAQTAQNDRSSRSHSVFQLDIEGLNFGRDVKCKSTLCLVDLAGSERMVKSQSQGERFKEMTAINGSLSNLGLVITALANKESHIPYRNSKLTYLLQCCLGGNSKTLMFVNIAPETDSFGETLNSLRFASKVNDCVIGTASANRK is encoded by the exons ATGTCCCGTTTACCGGTGATGTCCAGTAAGAGAGTCCTCACTAGCAGCAGCGGCTCAGAGAATGGCCCGGACTGTGCTCCTGCTCAG aagAGGACTCGGAAGGACCCAGAGCCGATCAAACCACAGGCGGCAGCGACAATCATCGGTGGGAAGCGGCCGGTTGCAGCAGCCAGGGCCCCTCTTT TGAAGCCAGTCAGGGGTATGGGAGCTGCCACCGTGGCTGCTGGTCCTTCCAGAG GTGTCCTAAAACCATCTGTAGCAGCAACTTCAGCAAAGGGAGGCAATGTGAAACAACCTGTTGCAGCCACTGGCACAAAAGCAG GTGGAGCCGCCGCCAATAAACGGCATGCATGGGACCTGAAGGGCAAGGTCAGCGACATGGAGGGTAAGATCCGTAACTACCAGACCAAGTTCAAATCTGTCAACCAGGAGAATGAGGCTCTGAGAGGCTCCATGACCCAGAGTCGGACAAGAGTGGATGTAATGGAGAAAGAGCTCGAAAAGCAGAGAAACCAGATCAG TGAGTatgaagaggagctgcaggcacTGTCAGGAGTCCGGGATGAGTTGGAGCAAGTGTCTAGTGATAAGAGCACTCTTCAAAAGGAGCTGTCCAACTTGGAGGGCAAATACAAGGTCATGGAGACGCTCAGAGACAGTCAAGAGACAGAGCTACAAACTCTTAAG ATGAAGCTCTCAGTGCAGGAAACGACTCTGATCCGCGTGCAGGCAACCCTCAGAGACACTGAAGAAGAAGTCCGCTGTCTCAAAGAGACCGTGGCCCAGCAAAGAGACGACCTTCATGCCGGTGAAATGGAGCGCAGGCGGCTCCACAATGCTATTCAGGAGCTCAAG GGCAACATCAGGGTTTTTTGCAGAGTGCGtccactggttggtggaggcctCAGCAAGCAGATCCAGCTCCCAGCCAGTGACAACAAGATGATAACGCTGGCCAAAACAGAGGAG TCTCATACAGGCAAAACTGCCGACACTCAGAAGAGTTACAACTTCAACTTTGACCGCGTGTTTAGCCCCCATTCCTCACAACAAGAG GTCTTTGAGGAGATCTCTCTGTTGGTGCAGTCAGCATTGGACGGCTACAACGTCTGCTGCTTTGCATATGgccagacaggaagtggaaagaCATACACCATGGAGGGAGACGAGTTTGACGAGACCAGAGGCGTCATTCCCAGAGCGGTGCAGCAAATtttcaaagcagcagagaaactaGGAGCACAAGGCTGGGAG TTCACCTTCACAGCAAGCTTTGTTGAAATCTACAACGAGACCCTGCGAGACCTCCTCTACACCGGCAAAGCCAGCAAGAGGCCTGAACACGAAATCCGAAAGTCAACCACCAATGAGGTGACCATCACCAACCTCACCTATGAAAAGGTCTCCAACGAGGATCAG GTCCTCGGCATGATTGCCCTGGCCAATCAGAACCGCTCCACAGCCCAGACGGCTCAGAACGACCGCTCCTCTCGCTCCCATTCAGTCTTCCAGCTGGATATCGAGGGATTGAATTTTGGCAGAGATGTCAAATGCAAGT CCACTCTGTGCCTGGTGGACTTGGCTGGCAGTGAGCGAATGGTGAAGAGTCAGTCTCAGGGCGAGCGCTTCAAAGAGATGACGGCCATCAACGGTTCTCTGTCCAACCTGGGCCTCGTCATCACCGCGCTGGCCAACAAG GAGAGCCACATTCCGTACAGAAACTCCAAGCTCACATACCTCCTGCAGTGCTGCTTAGGAGGAAACAGCAAGAC CCTGATGTTCGTGAACATCGCCCCAGAGACGGACAGCTTCGGGGAAACGCTCAACTCCTTGAGGTTTGCCAGCAAG GTGAACGACTGTGTTATCGGGACTGCGAGTGCCAACCGGAAGTAG